In Castanea sativa cultivar Marrone di Chiusa Pesio chromosome 6, ASM4071231v1, a single window of DNA contains:
- the LOC142638962 gene encoding cathecol O-methyltransferase 1-like produces the protein MASPIQSHQGILDGNLKQEEEESFPYAMQLVNSCALPMALQSTIELGVFDILAKAGPGANLSPSQIVAQMPTKNPEATVMLDRILRMLASYSVLGCSVVADEFGSYQRLYSLSPVSKHFVRNEDGVSLGPLMALLQDKVFLDSWHQLKDAILEGGIPFNRVYGMHAFEYPSVDPRFNQVFNTAMLNHTTIVIKQTLESYKGFEQLKQLIDVGGGLGVTLNLITSRYPHIKGINFDLPHVMQHAPPYPGVEHLGGNMFESIPKGENIFMKWILHDWNDEHCLKLLKNCYNAIPHDGKVIVMDAVLPITPDIGSSTKCTSQMDVLMMTQNPGGKERTRQEFTALATKAGFSGIKYECFVCNFWVMEFFK, from the exons ATGGCCTCTCCCATACAATCCCACCAAGGCATTCTTGACGGTAATttaaaacaagaagaagaagagagcttCCCCTATGCTATGCAGCTAGTGAATTCTTGTGCACTTCCCATGGCACTGCAATCAACCATTGAGCTAGGCGTTTTTGACATCCTAGCCAAAGCGGGTCCAGGAGCCAACCTCTCTCCCTCACAGATAGTAGCTCAGATGCCCACCAAGAACCCTGAGGCAACCGTGATGCTGGACCGCATTCTCAGAATGCTAGCCAGTTACTCTGTTCTTGGTTGCTCTGTGGTTGCTGATGAGTTTGGTTCGTACCAGAGGCTCTACAGTCTTTCTCCTGTGTCTAAACATTTTGTGCGTAATGAAGATGGTGTGTCGTTGGGCCCATTAATGGCCCTGCTTCAAGATAAAGTCTTCTTGGATAGCTG GCACCAATTGAAAGACGCTATTCTTGAGGGAGGAATTCCATTCAACAGGGTCTATGGCATGCATGCCTTTGAGTATCCCTCCGTGGACCCCAGGTTCAATCAAGTTTTTAATACAGCGATGCTCAACCACACTACTATTGTTATTAAACAAACCCTTGAGTCTTACAAAGGTTTTGAGCAACTCAAACAACTGATTGATGTTGGTGGTGGGCTAGGAGTTACTCTTAACTTAATCACTTCCAGATACCCACACATCAAAGGCATTAATTTTGACTTGCCTCATGTTATGCAACATGCTCCACCTTATCCTG GTGTGGAACATTTAGGAGGAAATATGTTTGAAAGCATTCCTAAAGGGGAAAACATTTTTATGAAG TGGATACTTCATGATTGGAATGATGAACATTGCTTGAAACTGTTGAAAAACTGCTACAACGCTATTCCACATGATGGAAAGGTAATAGTCATGGATGCAGTTCTTCCAATTACACCAGATATTGGCAGTTCTACAAAGTGCACCTCTCAAATGGATGTGCTTATGATGACTCAAAACCCAGGAGGGAAGGAAAGGACTCGACAAGAATTTACTGCCTTGGCAACCAAAGCTGGATTTAGTGGCATCAAATATGAATGTTTTGTCTGTAATTTTTGGGTTATGGAGTTCTTTAAGTAA